Below is a window of Synchiropus splendidus isolate RoL2022-P1 chromosome 9, RoL_Sspl_1.0, whole genome shotgun sequence DNA.
TCTCAAACACTCCCGTGCTACTGAGAGAAGACTGGAGAAGCTCACCTTAGACATAGCAAGAAAGATGCATGTGATCGTACCAGAGAAGGACCGAAAGATTGCAGCTCTGATGCTGGTGAAGCATCAGGTGGAGCAGGAGCAGATGAAAGTGTCTCTTCAAGAGGAGCTGCAGCGAGCGCAGGCCCGAAGGCAAGAGGAGGACCAGAGGTGGCAGgcggagatgaggaggagaaagaagctCAAGCAGAGTGTGCAGCGTTGGCAAGAGGAGCTGGCGGCTCGCCGGAGACTGAGGGTTTATCAAGAGAAGGTGAAAGTTGTGCAACTTGAGCGAGAGATGCTGCAACAAGAAGATCGCTGGAGGAGGCtcaaggaggaggtggaggcccgACGAAGAGAGAAGACTGTGTCTGCACTGAAGGAGGCCCAGGTGCGGAAATGCTACCAGGAGAAGTCACTTAGAGAGAagcaggagacagagaggagacgAAGAGAAAAGGAGAGAGTGGTGGCAGTAGATAAGGAGCAAAAGGCACGGCGGTGCAAGCTCCTACTGGAGATGAAAGAGAGGAAGCGACTTCAAGAGGAAAATCAGAAGGAGCTGCTGCGACACATCCTCCTAAAGCGGCAGGTGGAGCAAcagtgggaggaagaggaggtgatgatgaggaCTGCCTTGGAGAAGAAGCTCCAGAACTTCAGGGAGAATCGAGGTCAGGTGGTTGAGGCGCGTgtgaaggagctgcaggagcgAGCAGCCCAGGAGGAGCTGCACAGCCAGAGAGCACAGCTGAGGGCACAGCTGCAGAACATCCAGCAGCTCACTCACAGACAGATCCTGGTCCAGCTCAGCCAGCAGAAGATGGAGCGAGCCGTCCAGCACACGTCGGCCCAGCTGAAGAACCGAGCCATACAGACCCACCAGCACAACTCACACCGGCAGCTCTGCCATCAGAGGCTGAAGGAGAGAatccagagagaggaggaggctgcGCGGAGGATAAAGGAGAGCCATATCACCATGAAGGAGTGGAGGAGGGAGCGGTTAAGGAGGCAACGAGAAGAGATCCAGGAGGAGGCGCAGAGACAAGCCCGGGCATCGTCCTACATGAGAGAGAAAGTGAGGCTGCAGACTCAGAGTCGAACATTCGACCGGATGGCCATGGAGGCGCAGCTGACCGCCTCTATCAGCAGGCTGAAACTGATGGATTGAAGACATCTGAGATTTAGATCACGAGAATATACATGTTTACATTTCACTTCAACGCCTTACCAGAGAGCCATGTATGATGAGCAGTGTTTAAACATATCTGCAGAGCCTTTAGCTAGTCATGAAAGATCTGTCTCACCGCAACTGAAGAACATGACTCTGTTCACGGTCTTACAGGAATAACCACTGAGCATCAGCTGTCTCCACCTTGTTCTGACTTACATTGGTTTCGCAGTGAACGAAAATGTCGACAATATTTGAATAAAACCAGAATACCTCCCACCGCATGCCGCGTTACTCTTTATTAACCCCAATTTGTAGCTCGATGGAATTCATGTTACAGTGTTACAATACAAGGTTAGAATTACCTACAACTCACCTTTCTTCACATTTATACCTTAAAA
It encodes the following:
- the LOC128764954 gene encoding coiled-coil domain-containing protein 177, whose translation is MGDLRSTPHLDLTNFDSPEARSSRYVLTSPRSLESCARLGVKPVQLLIKSLNQLIAEQHRSPIEAVRVMHQSYESERRRLLQMCREERERIIKEAGGRWPGTNRPQGLVQGSQLKVKPAEDEDSVLYADLCSKGKTISRSSCSVAGHSKPGRSSIGSFSLGDLKHSRATERRLEKLTLDIARKMHVIVPEKDRKIAALMLVKHQVEQEQMKVSLQEELQRAQARRQEEDQRWQAEMRRRKKLKQSVQRWQEELAARRRLRVYQEKVKVVQLEREMLQQEDRWRRLKEEVEARRREKTVSALKEAQVRKCYQEKSLREKQETERRRREKERVVAVDKEQKARRCKLLLEMKERKRLQEENQKELLRHILLKRQVEQQWEEEEVMMRTALEKKLQNFRENRGQVVEARVKELQERAAQEELHSQRAQLRAQLQNIQQLTHRQILVQLSQQKMERAVQHTSAQLKNRAIQTHQHNSHRQLCHQRLKERIQREEEAARRIKESHITMKEWRRERLRRQREEIQEEAQRQARASSYMREKVRLQTQSRTFDRMAMEAQLTASISRLKLMD